In Eschrichtius robustus isolate mEscRob2 chromosome 11, mEscRob2.pri, whole genome shotgun sequence, the following proteins share a genomic window:
- the LOC137772625 gene encoding tripartite motif-containing protein 64-like, which produces MDSDTLQAFQNELTCSICMNYFIDPVTIDCGHSFCRPCLYLCWEEDQTPKSCPECRGLSEKPDFKTNIVLKRLASLARQDAAKQTNSSEAQICVTHKEAKGLFCEVDKTLLCGPCSASPEHAAHNHRPVQWAAEEYREKLLKRMDSLRKMTQEMQNSLNQEANKTQSLANYVAVRKVMIKVQYQRIHLFLREEEQLHLEALEKEAKETFQQLRESEFRMTQQKESLKEMYRELIEMCHKPDMELLQVRREVPSRTDFVQMQKPQPVNPELTSWPVTGILDMLNNFRVDNVLSQKMTIHNVSLSEDGTSVTFGGDHHGVSRQPQIVERFVAWGAVAFTSGRHYWEVDVTHSSNWILGVCKDILTSDTDIIIDSEEAFFLFSMKVNNHYSLSTNSPPLIQYVKRPLGRIGVFLDYDNGIVSFYDVCRGSLIYSFLPSSFSSPLMPFLCLRSP; this is translated from the exons ATGGATTCAGACACATTGCAAGCCTTCCAGAATGAACTAACCTGCTCCATCTGTATGAACTACTTCATAGACCCCGTCACCATAGACTGTGGGCACAGCTTTTGCCGTCCCTGCCTGTACCTCTGCTGGGAGGAAGACCAGACTCCAAAGAGCTGCCCTGAGTGCAGGGGACTATCAGAGAAGCCCGATTTCAAAACCAATATTGTACTCAAGAGGCTGGCTTCCCTCGCCAGACAGGACGCAGCTAAACAAACCAACAGCTCGGAGGCGCAGATCTGCGTGAcacacaaagaagccaaaggactCTTCTGTGAGGTTGACAAGACCCTGCTCTGTGGCCCCTGCTCTGCGTCCCCAGAGCATGCAGCTCACAACCACCGTCCAGTACAATGGGCTGCTGAGGAATACCGG GAGAAACTTCTGAAGAGAATGGACTCTTTAAGGAAAATGACACAAGAAATGCAAAACAGTCTGAATCAAGAAGCTAACAAAACTCAGTCATTAGcg AACTATGTGGCCGTAAGGAAGGTGATGATCAAAGTTCAGTATCAGAGGATCCACCTGTTCCTCCGGGAGGAGGAGCAACTCCATCTGGAGGCACTGGAGAAAGAAGCGAAAGAGACTTTCCAACAACTCAGGGAGAGTGAATTCAGAATGACTCAACAGAAAGAGAGTCTGAAAGAAATGTACAGAGAGCTGATTGAGATGTGCCACAAGCCtgacatggagctgctccaggtgaGAAGGGAGGTTCCATC CAGGACTGATTTCGTACAGATGCAAAAGCCTCAGCCAGTGAACCCAGAGCTCACTTCCTGGCCTGTCACTGGAATCCTAGACATGCTGAACAACTTCAGAG tGGATAACGTTCTGAGTCAGAAAATGACCATTCACAATGTGAGCCTTTCTGAGGATGGTACAAGTGTGACGTTTGGAGGTGACCATCACGGCGTGTCCAGACAGCCCCAGATTGTGGAGAGATTTGTGGCCTGGGGAGCTGTGGCCTTCACCTCTGGGAGGCATTACTGGGAGGTGGATGTGACACACTCCTCGAACTGGATTCTGGGAGTCTGTAAAGATATCTTGACGAGTGACACTGATATCATTATTGATTCTGAAGAagcattttttctattttctatgaaGGTGAACAATCATTATAGTTTGTCCACAAACTCCCCACCCTTAATTCAGTATGTGAAAAGGCCTTTGGGTAGGATCGGAGTGTTTCTGGATTATGACAATGGAATTGTGAGCTTCTATGATGTTTGCAGAGGTTCCCTCATAtatagtttccttccttcctccttctcctcccctctgaTGCCTTTCCTTTGCCTTAGATCTCCATGA